The following are encoded in a window of Pseudomonas multiresinivorans genomic DNA:
- a CDS encoding AraC family transcriptional regulator, producing the protein MKQPLNFTAELVPVAYAQALLDLAEELGVPRARLFELARVRPEVLKSPNGRLSFVDFHQLSSAALAHCNEPAFGLLLGQRLNVSTHGILGYAVLSSANLERAIAFALKYYRVLGLAYDLEMVEDGGVSYLRASESIPLGPTSRFAAEGLMTSLHTIARFLVGEPLQGVSVGFAYAEPDYAERYAEVFGGEVLFDQPFHFIGLPSEYLARPMALANPATVQMCEQQCEALLATLDVQEGLLTRIRRLLLARPGEFPDLEAVAADLHTSGRSLRRHLSNLGTTYQEVLDDVRKRLALQYLTTTHLPLYEIALLLGFNDPSNFRRAFRKWTGKLPTDYRQGD; encoded by the coding sequence ATGAAGCAACCGCTCAATTTCACCGCCGAACTGGTGCCGGTCGCCTATGCGCAGGCGCTCCTGGACCTCGCCGAAGAGCTTGGCGTGCCGCGTGCGCGCCTGTTCGAACTGGCCCGCGTGCGCCCCGAGGTACTGAAGAGCCCCAACGGTCGGTTGTCCTTCGTCGATTTCCACCAGCTGTCCAGCGCCGCCCTGGCGCACTGCAACGAGCCCGCCTTCGGCCTGCTGCTGGGGCAGCGGCTGAATGTCTCCACCCACGGCATCCTCGGCTACGCCGTGCTGTCCAGCGCCAATCTCGAGCGTGCCATCGCCTTCGCCCTGAAGTATTACCGCGTGCTCGGCCTGGCCTACGACCTGGAGATGGTGGAAGACGGCGGCGTGTCCTACCTGCGTGCGAGCGAGTCGATTCCCCTCGGACCGACGAGCCGCTTCGCCGCCGAAGGTTTGATGACCAGCCTGCACACCATCGCTCGCTTCCTGGTGGGCGAGCCGCTGCAGGGCGTCAGTGTTGGCTTCGCCTACGCCGAACCGGACTACGCCGAGCGCTACGCCGAGGTATTCGGCGGCGAAGTGCTGTTCGACCAGCCATTCCACTTCATCGGCCTGCCCAGCGAATACCTGGCGCGGCCCATGGCGCTGGCCAACCCGGCCACGGTGCAGATGTGCGAGCAGCAGTGCGAGGCGCTGCTGGCCACGCTGGACGTGCAGGAAGGCCTGCTGACCCGCATCCGCCGCCTGTTGCTGGCGCGCCCCGGCGAATTTCCCGATCTGGAGGCGGTGGCGGCGGACTTGCACACCAGCGGCCGCAGCCTGCGTCGGCATCTTTCCAACCTGGGCACCACCTACCAGGAAGTGCTCGACGACGTGCGCAAGCGCCTGGCCCTGCAGTACCTCACCACGACCCACCTGCCGCTCTACGAAATCGCCCTGCTGCTGGGCTTCAACGACCCGTCGAACTTCCGCCGGGCGTTCCGCAAGTGGACCGGCAAGCTGCCCACCGACTACCGCCAGGGCGACTGA
- a CDS encoding MBL fold metallo-hydrolase, protein MSEQPALIRETFPVGPLQCNCTIIGDPLTKKAIVVDPGGNHELILQRLDALGLKVVSIIHTHAHLDHFLASGQMKEKTGATLHLHKDDQFLWDNLEMQCRMFGVPYTPVPSPDQWLADDEELACGCGVALHTPGHTPGSMSFWFPRDKLLIAGDTLFRRSIGRTDLWGGDYATIERSIRDRLYALDEEATVVTGHGPDTNLGDEMRENPFIRA, encoded by the coding sequence ATGAGCGAACAGCCTGCCCTGATCCGCGAAACCTTCCCTGTCGGCCCCTTGCAGTGCAACTGCACCATCATCGGTGATCCTCTGACGAAGAAGGCCATCGTCGTCGATCCGGGTGGCAACCACGAACTTATCCTGCAGCGCCTCGATGCGCTGGGGCTGAAGGTGGTCAGCATTATCCACACCCATGCGCACCTGGATCACTTCCTCGCCTCCGGGCAGATGAAGGAGAAGACCGGCGCGACCCTGCACCTGCACAAGGACGACCAGTTCCTCTGGGACAACCTGGAAATGCAGTGCCGCATGTTCGGCGTGCCCTATACGCCGGTGCCCTCGCCCGACCAGTGGTTGGCCGATGATGAGGAACTGGCCTGTGGCTGTGGCGTGGCGTTGCACACACCGGGGCATACGCCGGGTTCGATGAGCTTCTGGTTCCCCAGGGACAAGCTGCTGATCGCCGGCGATACGCTGTTCCGCCGCAGCATCGGTCGCACCGACCTGTGGGGCGGGGATTACGCCACCATCGAGCGTTCGATCCGCGATCGACTGTATGCACTGGACGAAGAAGCTACCGTGGTCACAGGGCACGGGCCGGATACCAACCTGGGCGATGAGATGCGGGAAAATCCCTTCATCCGTGCTTAA
- a CDS encoding OmpA family protein: MFTARSLSMVAAATAFALMAGCASQNPYDPNTQVPAEGGVSKTAKYGGLGALAGAVAGAAINHNNRGKGALIGAAAVGAAAAGYGYYADKQEAKLRQQMQGTGVQVERQGDDIKLIMPGNITFATDSANIAPSFYTPLNNLANSFKEFNQNSIEIVGYTDSTGSRQHNMDLSQRRAQSVATYLTSQGVDGTRVSTRGMGPDQPVASNADVNGRAQNRRVEVNLKALPNAQTQQYQQ; this comes from the coding sequence ATGTTCACCGCACGTAGTCTGTCCATGGTCGCGGCTGCCACCGCCTTTGCTCTCATGGCCGGTTGCGCCTCCCAGAACCCCTATGATCCCAACACCCAGGTGCCCGCCGAGGGCGGCGTCAGCAAGACCGCCAAGTACGGCGGCCTGGGCGCGCTGGCCGGCGCCGTGGCCGGCGCCGCGATCAACCACAACAACCGTGGCAAGGGCGCGCTGATCGGCGCCGCCGCCGTGGGCGCCGCGGCTGCAGGCTACGGCTACTACGCCGACAAGCAGGAAGCCAAGCTGCGCCAGCAGATGCAGGGCACCGGGGTGCAGGTCGAGCGCCAGGGTGACGACATCAAGCTGATCATGCCGGGCAACATCACCTTCGCCACCGACTCGGCGAACATCGCGCCGTCCTTCTATACCCCGCTGAACAACCTGGCCAACTCCTTCAAGGAGTTCAACCAGAACAGCATCGAGATCGTCGGCTACACCGACAGCACCGGCAGCCGCCAGCACAACATGGACCTGTCCCAGCGCCGTGCGCAGTCGGTGGCGACCTACCTGACCTCCCAGGGTGTCGACGGCACCCGCGTGAGCACCCGCGGCATGGGGCCGGATCAGCCAGTGGCGTCCAATGCCGACGTCAATGGCCGCGCGCAGAACCGCCGCGTGGAGGTGAACCTGAAGGCCCTGCCGAACGCGCAGACCCAGCAGTACCAGCAGTAA
- a CDS encoding acyltransferase yields MLSFLPPFVRGVIASLLLFLNTVCWATLLLGMTLVKVVLPFAAAQSACSKIMSLIAESWIACNKGWMNLVRSTHWNVEGLQGLVYDHSYLVTSNHQSWVDILVLQYQLNRRVPLLRFFLKQELIWVPIIGLCWWALDFPFMKRYTKAYLAKYPEKKGKDLETTRKACAKFSRIPVSIFNFLEGTRFTQDKHDEQASPFQHLLKPKAGGIAFVLDAMGEQLKTLVNVTIHYPDGRPTFWCLMSGKLRSVVVRFEELEIPRQFIGKSYDQDEGYRAEFQLWVNQLWERKDQLLAQLHREFPAKA; encoded by the coding sequence ATGTTGAGTTTCCTCCCCCCGTTCGTTCGCGGCGTGATCGCGAGCCTGCTGCTGTTCCTCAATACCGTTTGCTGGGCCACGCTGCTGCTCGGCATGACGCTGGTCAAGGTCGTCCTGCCGTTCGCCGCGGCGCAGAGCGCTTGCAGCAAGATCATGAGCCTGATCGCCGAAAGCTGGATCGCCTGCAACAAGGGCTGGATGAACCTGGTGCGCAGCACTCACTGGAACGTCGAGGGCCTGCAAGGTCTGGTTTACGACCACTCCTACCTGGTCACCAGCAACCATCAGAGCTGGGTCGACATCCTCGTCCTGCAGTACCAGCTGAACCGTCGCGTGCCGCTGCTGCGCTTCTTCCTCAAGCAGGAACTGATCTGGGTCCCGATCATCGGCCTGTGCTGGTGGGCGCTCGATTTCCCCTTCATGAAGCGCTACACCAAGGCTTACCTGGCCAAGTACCCGGAGAAGAAAGGCAAGGACCTGGAGACCACCCGCAAGGCGTGCGCCAAGTTCAGCCGTATCCCGGTGTCGATCTTCAACTTCCTCGAAGGCACCCGTTTCACCCAGGACAAGCATGACGAGCAGGCCTCGCCATTCCAGCACCTGCTCAAGCCCAAGGCCGGCGGGATCGCCTTCGTCCTCGACGCCATGGGCGAGCAGCTCAAGACCCTGGTGAACGTCACCATCCATTATCCCGATGGCCGCCCGACCTTCTGGTGCCTGATGTCCGGCAAGCTGCGCTCGGTGGTGGTGCGCTTCGAAGAGCTGGAGATCCCGCGCCAGTTCATCGGCAAGAGCTACGACCAGGACGAGGGCTACCGCGCCGAGTTCCAGCTGTGGGTCAACCAGCTGTGGGAGCGCAAGGACCAGTTGCTGGCCCAGTTGCACCGCGAATTCCCCGCCAAGGCCTGA
- the pta gene encoding phosphate acetyltransferase — protein MHTFFLAPTGFGVGLTSTSLGLIRALQRAGLKVGFFKPIAQPHAGDDGPERSSELVARTHGLNAPTPLSLSKVERMLGDGLLDELLEDIVGMYNGAAVDKDVMIVEGMVPTKHASYAARINAHLARSVDAEVILVSAPDNETVSELSDRIEILAQLFGGPRDPHLAGLIVNKVRGGESDDMPRDAEAAARLFGERLKEHSPLLRDGDVRLLGCIPWQDEMNAPRTRDVADLLDASVLNAGDYEQRRVQKIILCAPSAPNTVHLLKPGVLVVVPGDRDDIILAACLAAMNGVPLAGLLLCSGLAPDARIMELCRSALQSGLPVLTVKTGSFDTAGDLSRMNKEIPVDDRERAERVTEFVAEHIDFEWLKQRCGSPHELRLSPPVFRYQLTQRANRAGKRIVLPEGSEPRTVQAAAICHARGIARCVLLAKPDDVQAVAQMLGIVLPQDLEVVDPDLVRSRYVEPMVELRKGKSLNAPMAEQQLEDNVVLGTMMLALDEVDGLVSGAIHTTANTIRPALQLIKTAPGYNLVSSVFFMLLPDQVVVYGDCAVNPDPSASDLAEIALQSAASAQSFGITPRVAMISYSTGESGTGADVEKVREATRIAREKRPDLLIDGPLQYDAAAIASVGRLKAPESQVAGRANVFVFPDLNTGNTTYKAVQRSADCVSIGPMLQGLRKPVNDLSRGALVDDIVYTIALTAIQADSGKDG, from the coding sequence ATGCACACCTTCTTCCTCGCACCGACCGGTTTCGGTGTCGGCCTGACGTCCACCAGCCTGGGGCTGATCCGCGCCCTGCAACGCGCCGGCCTGAAGGTCGGCTTCTTCAAGCCCATCGCCCAGCCCCACGCCGGGGACGACGGCCCGGAGCGCTCCAGCGAACTGGTCGCGCGTACCCACGGCCTGAATGCGCCCACCCCGCTGTCGCTGTCCAAGGTCGAGCGCATGCTCGGCGACGGCCTGCTCGATGAGCTGCTCGAAGACATCGTCGGCATGTACAACGGCGCCGCCGTTGACAAGGACGTGATGATCGTCGAAGGCATGGTGCCGACGAAGCACGCCAGCTACGCCGCGCGTATCAACGCCCACCTGGCGCGCAGCGTCGATGCCGAAGTCATCCTCGTCTCCGCGCCGGACAACGAGACGGTGAGCGAGCTGTCCGACCGCATCGAAATCCTCGCCCAGCTGTTCGGCGGTCCGCGCGACCCACACCTGGCCGGCCTGATCGTGAACAAGGTGCGTGGCGGCGAGAGCGACGACATGCCCCGCGATGCCGAGGCCGCCGCCCGGCTGTTCGGTGAGCGCCTGAAGGAACATTCTCCGCTGCTGCGTGATGGCGACGTCCGCCTGCTCGGCTGCATTCCCTGGCAGGACGAAATGAACGCCCCGCGCACCCGCGACGTGGCCGACCTGCTGGACGCCAGCGTGCTCAACGCCGGCGACTACGAACAACGCCGCGTGCAGAAGATCATCCTCTGCGCACCCTCGGCGCCAAACACCGTGCATCTGCTCAAGCCCGGCGTGCTGGTGGTTGTACCGGGCGACCGAGACGACATCATCCTGGCCGCGTGCCTGGCCGCCATGAACGGCGTGCCGCTGGCCGGCCTGCTGCTGTGTTCGGGCCTGGCGCCGGACGCGCGGATCATGGAGCTGTGCCGCAGCGCGCTGCAGAGCGGCCTGCCGGTGCTGACAGTGAAGACCGGCTCGTTCGACACCGCCGGCGACCTGTCGCGGATGAACAAGGAAATCCCGGTGGATGACCGCGAACGCGCCGAGCGCGTCACCGAGTTCGTCGCCGAGCACATCGACTTCGAATGGCTGAAGCAGCGCTGCGGCTCTCCCCATGAACTGCGCCTGTCGCCGCCAGTGTTCCGCTACCAGCTGACCCAGCGCGCCAATCGCGCGGGCAAGCGCATCGTCCTGCCCGAAGGCAGCGAGCCGCGTACCGTGCAGGCCGCCGCCATCTGCCACGCACGCGGCATCGCCCGTTGCGTGCTGCTGGCCAAGCCGGACGACGTGCAGGCCGTGGCGCAGATGCTGGGCATCGTGCTGCCACAGGACCTGGAGGTGGTCGACCCGGACCTGGTGCGCAGCCGCTACGTCGAACCCATGGTGGAACTGCGCAAGGGCAAGAGCCTGAACGCGCCGATGGCCGAGCAGCAGCTGGAAGACAACGTGGTGCTGGGCACCATGATGCTCGCCCTGGACGAGGTGGACGGGCTGGTTTCCGGCGCCATCCACACCACCGCCAACACCATCCGCCCGGCCCTGCAGCTGATCAAGACGGCGCCCGGCTACAACCTGGTGTCCTCGGTATTCTTCATGCTGCTGCCCGACCAGGTGGTGGTCTATGGCGACTGCGCGGTGAATCCCGATCCTTCGGCCAGTGACCTGGCGGAGATCGCCCTGCAGAGTGCCGCCTCGGCGCAATCCTTCGGCATCACCCCGCGGGTGGCGATGATCAGCTACTCCACCGGCGAGTCGGGAACGGGCGCAGATGTCGAGAAAGTGCGCGAAGCAACGCGCATCGCGCGGGAAAAACGCCCCGATCTGTTGATCGACGGCCCCTTGCAGTATGATGCCGCCGCCATCGCCAGCGTGGGTCGCCTGAAGGCCCCCGAGAGCCAGGTGGCAGGACGCGCCAATGTATTCGTGTTCCCCGACCTGAACACCGGGAACACCACCTACAAGGCCGTCCAGCGCAGCGCCGACTGCGTCAGCATCGGCCCGATGCTGCAGGGCCTGCGCAAACCGGTGAACGACCTGTCACGCGGGGCGCTGGTGGACGACATCGTCTACACCATCGCGCTGACGGCGATCCAGGCGGACAGCGGCAAGGACGGCTGA
- a CDS encoding acetate kinase has translation MPARNILVINCGSSSIKFALVREGREDFILHGLAERLGSNGASLRWQGETDEQPQTLELPGGDHKAALARLLPLVAQAAQGELHAIGHRVVHGGERFTQASRLTDEVLSAIRETSPLAPLHNPANLVGIDAAMALYPDLPHIAVFDTAFHQSLPERAYRYAIPEPLYREQHVRRYGFHGTSHRYVSHKAAEMSGLAVGDSHWLSAHLGNGSSTCAIANGQSRDTSMGLTPLEGLMMGTRSGDVDPNLHSHLARTLGWSLEKIDHMLNHDSGLLGLSGLSNDMRTLEHAREQGHANAALAIEVFCYRLAKSLASLTCALPRLDGIIFTGGIGENSALVRNLTVKHLHVLNLELDGEANARCMRGVGGAIHQPGHPRVLVIPTNEEKQIALDTLAVLD, from the coding sequence ATGCCGGCTCGCAATATCCTGGTGATCAACTGCGGCAGTTCTTCGATCAAGTTCGCCCTGGTTCGAGAGGGGCGCGAAGACTTCATCCTCCACGGCCTGGCCGAGCGCCTCGGCTCCAACGGCGCCAGCCTGCGCTGGCAGGGCGAGACCGACGAGCAGCCGCAGACCCTGGAGCTGCCCGGTGGCGACCACAAGGCCGCCCTCGCCCGCCTGCTGCCGCTGGTGGCCCAGGCTGCGCAAGGCGAGCTGCACGCCATCGGCCACCGCGTCGTGCACGGCGGCGAGCGCTTCACCCAGGCCTCGCGCCTGACCGATGAAGTGCTCAGCGCCATCCGCGAGACCTCGCCCCTGGCGCCGCTGCACAACCCGGCCAACCTGGTGGGCATCGACGCCGCCATGGCGCTCTACCCGGACCTGCCGCATATCGCCGTGTTCGATACCGCCTTCCACCAGAGCCTGCCCGAGCGCGCCTACCGCTACGCCATCCCCGAGCCGCTGTACCGCGAGCAGCATGTGCGCCGCTACGGCTTCCACGGCACCAGCCACCGCTACGTCAGCCACAAGGCGGCCGAGATGAGCGGGCTGGCGGTGGGCGACAGCCACTGGCTGTCCGCGCACCTGGGCAACGGCAGCTCCACCTGCGCCATCGCCAACGGCCAGAGCCGCGACACCAGCATGGGCCTGACCCCGCTGGAAGGCCTGATGATGGGTACCCGCTCTGGCGACGTCGACCCGAACCTGCACAGCCACCTGGCGCGCACCCTGGGCTGGAGCCTGGAGAAGATCGACCACATGCTCAACCACGACAGCGGCCTGCTCGGCTTGTCGGGGCTGTCCAACGACATGCGCACCCTGGAGCACGCCCGCGAGCAGGGCCACGCCAATGCGGCGCTGGCCATCGAAGTATTCTGTTACCGATTGGCCAAGTCCCTGGCCTCGCTGACCTGTGCGCTGCCGCGGCTGGACGGCATCATCTTCACCGGCGGCATCGGCGAGAACTCCGCGCTGGTGCGCAACCTCACGGTTAAGCACCTGCACGTGCTCAACCTCGAACTCGATGGCGAAGCCAACGCCCGCTGCATGCGCGGCGTCGGCGGGGCGATCCACCAGCCCGGCCATCCCCGCGTGCTGGTGATCCCCACCAACGAGGAAAAGCAGATCGCGCTCGACACCCTGGCGGTACTCGACTGA
- a CDS encoding DUF3565 domain-containing protein, translated as METALLAAICMVRNLSDIEVERVSLRGDAPECDPKTDGRDNAAPPRLLDFHQDEDGHWVAVLSCGHTQHLRHQPPWQSRPWVLDPQQRKAQIGRWFPCGWCAKDSDSNKE; from the coding sequence ATGGAAACCGCCTTGTTGGCCGCGATCTGCATGGTTCGAAACCTATCTGATATAGAAGTTGAGCGCGTAAGTTTACGCGGCGACGCCCCCGAATGCGACCCGAAGACGGACGGACGGGACAACGCGGCCCCGCCGCGCCTGCTTGACTTTCATCAGGACGAAGACGGCCACTGGGTGGCAGTCTTGTCCTGCGGCCACACCCAGCACCTGCGCCACCAGCCGCCCTGGCAGTCGCGGCCCTGGGTGCTGGACCCGCAGCAACGCAAGGCGCAGATCGGCCGCTGGTTCCCCTGCGGCTGGTGCGCCAAGGATTCCGACAGCAACAAGGAGTAG
- a CDS encoding FKBP-type peptidyl-prolyl cis-trans isomerase, with protein MQIAANKAVSIDYTLTNDAGEVIDSSAGGAPLVYLHGAHNIIGGLEKALEGKQVGDELDVTVEPADAYGEYSAELVATLTREMFEGVDELEVGMQFHASAPDGGMQIVTIRDIEGDDVIVDGNHPLAGQRLNFKVKVVDIRDASAEEVAHGHVHGEGGHHH; from the coding sequence ATGCAGATCGCGGCCAACAAGGCGGTTTCCATCGACTATACCCTGACCAACGACGCAGGTGAGGTCATCGACAGCTCCGCCGGCGGCGCTCCGCTGGTCTACCTGCACGGTGCCCACAACATCATCGGCGGCCTGGAAAAGGCCCTGGAAGGCAAGCAGGTCGGTGACGAGCTGGATGTGACCGTCGAGCCGGCCGATGCCTACGGCGAGTACAGCGCCGAGCTGGTCGCCACCCTGACCCGCGAAATGTTCGAAGGCGTGGACGAGCTGGAAGTCGGCATGCAGTTCCATGCCTCCGCTCCGGACGGCGGCATGCAGATCGTCACCATTCGCGACATCGAAGGCGATGACGTGATCGTCGACGGCAACCACCCGCTGGCCGGCCAGCGCCTGAACTTCAAGGTGAAAGTGGTCGACATCCGCGACGCTTCGGCCGAAGAAGTTGCCCATGGCCACGTCCACGGCGAAGGTGGTCATCACCACTGA
- a CDS encoding glutathione peroxidase, which translates to MSAFHDLTLHGLDGQDLPLAPLKGKVVLVVNVASKCGLTPQYAGLEKLYQQYKDQGFVVLGLPCNQFAGQEPGSESEIQSFCSLNYGVSFPMSGKLDVNGSERHPLYRLLAGEGAEFPGDITWNFEKFLLGPDGRVLARFSPRTAPDDPALIQAIEKALGA; encoded by the coding sequence ATGAGCGCTTTTCACGATCTGACGCTGCATGGTCTCGACGGCCAGGATCTGCCGCTGGCCCCGCTCAAGGGCAAGGTCGTGCTGGTGGTCAACGTCGCCTCGAAGTGCGGCCTGACTCCGCAGTACGCCGGTCTGGAGAAGCTCTACCAGCAATACAAGGATCAGGGGTTCGTGGTACTGGGGCTGCCTTGCAACCAGTTCGCCGGGCAGGAGCCGGGCAGCGAATCCGAGATCCAGTCGTTCTGCTCGCTGAACTACGGGGTCAGCTTCCCCATGTCGGGCAAGCTGGATGTCAACGGCTCGGAACGCCATCCGCTGTACCGCCTGCTGGCGGGCGAGGGCGCCGAGTTCCCCGGCGACATCACCTGGAACTTCGAGAAGTTCCTGCTCGGTCCGGACGGCCGCGTGCTGGCGCGCTTCAGCCCGCGCACCGCGCCGGATGATCCGGCGCTGATCCAGGCCATCGAGAAGGCGCTGGGCGCCTGA
- a CDS encoding nitroreductase family protein — protein sequence MSRFAAESACLPATPDALRALIEQRRSVRRFLDEPVPDAVLRDCLELAVLAPNACNLQPWSFHVIRDAQLRRQLVPVCLGQNAARTAPVLIAVLARPDTWRESCADILEQWPEPQVPEKVRRFYERTAPFQYDQGALGLRGLFKRVLYSIVGLRRALMRQPNSHAEMRLWAVKSAALAAQNLMLALQSHGFASCPMEGFDEVRLRKVLQIPRRAVPIMLLAAGRAADNGVYNPRLRFPLEQRVSWH from the coding sequence ATGAGCCGTTTCGCCGCCGAGTCCGCCTGCTTGCCTGCCACGCCTGATGCCCTGCGCGCCTTGATCGAGCAGCGTCGTTCGGTTCGTCGTTTCCTTGACGAGCCTGTGCCCGATGCAGTGCTGCGCGATTGCCTGGAGCTGGCGGTGCTCGCTCCCAATGCCTGCAACCTGCAGCCCTGGAGCTTCCATGTGATCCGCGATGCCCAGTTGCGGCGCCAACTGGTGCCGGTCTGCCTGGGGCAGAACGCAGCGCGCACGGCGCCGGTGCTGATCGCCGTGCTGGCGCGGCCGGATACCTGGCGTGAGTCCTGCGCCGACATCCTCGAGCAATGGCCCGAACCGCAGGTGCCGGAGAAGGTCCGGCGCTTCTATGAGCGCACCGCGCCTTTCCAGTACGACCAGGGCGCACTGGGCTTGCGCGGGCTGTTCAAGCGCGTGCTGTATTCGATCGTCGGGTTGCGCCGCGCCCTGATGCGGCAGCCCAACAGCCACGCCGAAATGCGCCTGTGGGCGGTGAAATCCGCCGCGCTGGCGGCGCAGAACCTGATGCTCGCCCTGCAGAGCCACGGCTTCGCCAGTTGCCCCATGGAGGGCTTCGATGAAGTGCGGTTGCGCAAGGTGCTGCAGATTCCCCGCCGCGCGGTGCCGATCATGTTGCTGGCAGCAGGGCGGGCTGCGGACAACGGCGTCTACAACCCGCGCCTGCGTTTCCCGCTGGAGCAGCGCGTCAGCTGGCACTGA
- a CDS encoding tautomerase family protein: MPTVRISLRKGKQAQYLRQLADTVYDAMHEAFNVPEGDQFVMIHQHEAEEFVYNRDYLGGPRSDDFVLIAITIGRPRDSQTKQAFYRRLNALLGERLGIASEDVMVQITTSEADDWSFGGGRMGVLTRPDAVSAS, encoded by the coding sequence ATGCCCACCGTCCGCATCTCCCTGCGCAAAGGCAAGCAAGCGCAGTACCTGCGCCAACTGGCCGACACCGTGTACGACGCCATGCACGAGGCTTTCAACGTCCCGGAAGGCGACCAGTTCGTGATGATCCACCAGCATGAAGCGGAGGAATTCGTCTACAACCGCGATTACCTCGGCGGCCCGCGCAGCGACGACTTCGTGCTCATCGCCATCACCATCGGCCGCCCGCGCGACTCGCAGACCAAACAGGCGTTCTACCGGCGATTGAACGCGCTGTTGGGCGAGCGACTGGGAATCGCCAGCGAGGACGTGATGGTACAGATCACCACCAGCGAGGCGGACGACTGGTCCTTCGGCGGCGGGCGCATGGGCGTGCTGACGCGCCCCGATGCGGTCAGTGCCAGCTGA
- a CDS encoding carboxymuconolactone decarboxylase family protein, which yields MSRPPQVSPALQQQAPKLAQITEHVLFGDVWQRPQLSPRERSLATVAALVVQGRQEQLPFHFELARDNGLTREELVELITHLAFYGGWPTAASALNRLDEE from the coding sequence ATGTCTCGTCCACCCCAGGTCTCCCCTGCCCTGCAACAGCAGGCACCGAAGCTGGCTCAGATCACCGAGCACGTCCTGTTCGGAGATGTCTGGCAACGCCCGCAGCTGAGTCCGCGTGAGCGCAGCCTGGCAACCGTCGCCGCCCTGGTGGTGCAAGGCCGGCAGGAACAACTGCCGTTCCATTTCGAACTGGCCCGCGACAACGGCCTGACCCGCGAGGAGCTGGTCGAGCTGATCACCCATCTAGCCTTCTACGGCGGCTGGCCGACGGCCGCTTCCGCTCTCAACCGTCTCGACGAGGAGTGA
- a CDS encoding LysR substrate-binding domain-containing protein translates to MARINFDLDVLRTFVTGIELGSFARAAERLGRSTSAVSAQLKKLEEQAGTPVLRREGRGMALTEAGETLLAYARRLLDLNDEAAGALRGGSLEGRVRLGLQEDFGETLLPAVLARFARAHPRVRIEVRTSRNQQLIEGVRSGELDLALAWETGERTPYMERLGAVAQCWIGAPDAPLFPGAQALPLVMLEAPCLLRSAATAALDRAGVPWRVAFTSAGLSGIWAAVGAGLGIGLRTPIGLPAGVERLDAGRAGLPAMEPLGLCLHCSEAEPDAVVERLRELLKEGVAELLESPSVR, encoded by the coding sequence ATGGCTCGCATCAACTTCGATCTCGATGTGCTGCGCACCTTCGTCACCGGCATCGAGTTGGGCAGTTTTGCCCGCGCGGCGGAACGCCTGGGGCGCTCCACTTCTGCCGTCAGCGCGCAGCTGAAGAAGCTGGAAGAGCAGGCCGGCACTCCGGTGTTGCGCCGCGAAGGACGCGGCATGGCACTGACCGAGGCGGGTGAGACGCTGTTGGCCTACGCCCGCCGCCTGCTGGATTTGAACGACGAGGCGGCCGGTGCCTTGCGTGGCGGCTCGCTGGAGGGCCGGGTGCGCCTCGGCCTGCAGGAGGACTTCGGCGAAACCCTGTTGCCCGCCGTGCTGGCGCGCTTTGCCCGTGCTCATCCCAGGGTGCGCATCGAGGTGCGCACCTCTCGCAATCAGCAACTCATCGAAGGGGTGCGCAGCGGCGAGCTGGACCTGGCGCTGGCGTGGGAAACCGGTGAGCGCACGCCCTACATGGAACGCTTGGGGGCGGTGGCGCAGTGCTGGATCGGCGCACCGGATGCGCCCTTGTTTCCAGGTGCGCAAGCGCTGCCACTGGTCATGCTGGAGGCGCCCTGCCTGCTGCGCAGCGCGGCAACGGCGGCCCTGGACAGGGCCGGCGTGCCCTGGCGCGTGGCCTTCACCAGTGCCGGGTTGTCGGGCATCTGGGCCGCCGTCGGTGCGGGGTTGGGAATTGGCCTGCGCACTCCCATCGGCTTGCCGGCCGGCGTCGAGCGGCTGGATGCCGGGCGCGCGGGGCTGCCGGCCATGGAGCCGCTGGGCCTGTGCCTGCATTGCAGCGAAGCCGAACCTGATGCCGTGGTGGAGCGCCTGCGTGAATTGCTGAAGGAAGGCGTGGCGGAGTTGCTGGAAAGCCCGTCGGTTCGCTGA